The Herbiconiux sp. SALV-R1 nucleotide sequence GTCCTGGTCGAGCAGGATGCGCCCGTCGTCGATGAGCAGCACGTGCTCGAGGAGGTTGGAGACCTCGTCGATGAGGTGGGTGGAGAGGATGACGGTGCGCGGATGCTCGGCGTAGTCGTCGAGGAGGCGGTCGTAGAAGGTCTGCCTGGCCACCGCATCCAGCCCCAGGTAGGGCTCGTCGAAGAAGGTCAGCGGCGCCCGCGAGGCGAGACCGACGATGACGCCGATGGAGGAGAGCTGCCCGCGCGAGAGCTTCTTGACGGGGCGCTTGAGGGGCACCCGGAAGTCGTCGATGAGGGTCGCCGCGAAGTCGGCGTCCCAGTTCGGGAAGAACCAGGGGGCACTCGCGAAGACGTGCTTCGGGAGGAAGTCGTCGGGGTACTTCTGGCTCTCCTTGATGAAGCTGGTGCGCTGCAGCACCCGGGAGTTCTCGACGGGCGACTCGCCGAACACGCGC carries:
- a CDS encoding ABC transporter ATP-binding protein, with protein sequence MSAVIEVKGLTKHYRNVTAVDDVTFSVEENTICGLLGRNGAGKTTLMQLLTGQEFATSGEVRVFGESPVENSRVLQRTSFIKESQKYPDDFLPKHVFASAPWFFPNWDADFAATLIDDFRVPLKRPVKKLSRGQLSSIGVIVGLASRAPLTFFDEPYLGLDAVARQTFYDRLLDDYAEHPRTVILSTHLIDEVSNLLEHVLLIDDGRILLDQDAESLRGSATTVVGTRSAVDAFVEGREVLHRDHLGGLASVTIGRLDAGERAEAAAAGLELTAVSLQQLVVQKTSASLNDFEQKDHEVSA